Proteins encoded together in one Paenibacillus sp. J23TS9 window:
- a CDS encoding PocR ligand-binding domain-containing protein: MNSRFDLNRIIDIDKWHMLQDSLSLVTKMAIITVDYKGVPVTKHSHCQSFCQAVRQDDALSSYCQKCDARGGLEAVRSNKPYVYQCHFGIVDIAIPIIVDNQYIGAIMAGQIKLRDTDMPLEQIVTRPPNAETDRKFKALESEYRSLPVLSYEEVSTIAEMLFHLCNYIVEEAIRKNSTIDMYKKTLSLEHDAAASVSGTAPTYGHIQAMQNELSSTLIETKIKKSKANEYRSVNPLLQPAFDYLYRHKHENVHLQDMASLCHVSPSYFSRVFTRETGENFSVFVPRLKIEWAKQLLETTDLSVNQISDELGFADPGYFIKTFKKFESLTPAVYRKIYYTEHAQQI; this comes from the coding sequence ATGAACTCACGGTTTGACTTGAATCGAATCATTGACATCGATAAATGGCATATGCTGCAGGACTCGCTCTCCCTGGTCACCAAGATGGCGATCATCACGGTAGATTACAAGGGTGTTCCGGTCACCAAGCACAGTCACTGCCAGTCCTTTTGCCAGGCGGTTAGACAAGATGACGCCCTGTCCTCCTATTGTCAAAAATGCGATGCACGGGGAGGGCTTGAAGCCGTCCGTTCCAATAAACCTTATGTCTATCAATGCCATTTCGGCATTGTCGATATTGCCATTCCGATCATTGTCGACAATCAATACATCGGCGCCATCATGGCGGGACAAATCAAGCTTCGTGATACGGATATGCCCCTTGAACAAATTGTAACCCGCCCGCCGAATGCAGAAACCGATCGGAAGTTTAAGGCCTTGGAGTCTGAATATCGTTCTTTGCCTGTATTGTCCTATGAGGAAGTCTCGACCATCGCCGAAATGCTGTTTCATCTATGCAACTATATTGTAGAGGAAGCCATTCGCAAAAATTCAACGATCGACATGTACAAAAAGACCCTGTCGTTAGAACACGACGCTGCAGCTTCCGTGAGCGGCACGGCTCCGACGTATGGTCATATACAAGCCATGCAAAACGAGCTGTCCAGTACGCTGATCGAAACGAAAATCAAAAAAAGCAAGGCAAATGAGTACCGTTCGGTTAATCCGCTGCTGCAGCCCGCTTTCGATTATCTGTACCGCCATAAGCATGAGAACGTCCATTTACAGGATATGGCCAGCCTTTGTCATGTCAGTCCGAGTTATTTCAGCCGTGTGTTCACCCGGGAGACGGGCGAAAATTTCTCCGTATTCGTTCCGCGCCTGAAAATCGAATGGGCCAAGCAGCTGCTGGAGACCACGGATTTATCGGTCAATCAGATCAGCGACGAGCTGGGCTTTGCCGATCCCGGATATTTTATTAAAACCTTCAAGAAATTCGAAAGTTTGACGCCGGCCGTATACCGGAAAATATACTATACAGAGCATGCACAACAGATTTAA
- a CDS encoding TetR/AcrR family transcriptional regulator produces the protein MAKMGLDRHTLLVAAAELADASGLDSLTLAALAQKLNVRSPSLYNHVNGLPDLRAALTVYCLHLLVEKTRDAVIGKSGDDAILSLCDAYLQFARSRPGLYEAFYKVNTQEHEDLEAVKAELLNLFLRILEPYGLGEKKTLHTIRGLRSLLHGFATLEQHGGFQMDLQLDESVHYVLRTFLKGMHAESAT, from the coding sequence ATGGCCAAAATGGGACTCGACCGCCATACGCTTCTCGTTGCCGCAGCCGAGCTGGCCGACGCATCCGGACTGGATTCGCTTACCCTGGCTGCTCTGGCGCAGAAGCTCAATGTGCGCTCCCCTTCCTTATATAATCATGTGAACGGACTCCCGGATTTGCGGGCAGCACTCACTGTCTACTGCCTGCATCTTCTCGTCGAGAAAACGCGTGATGCCGTCATCGGCAAATCCGGCGATGATGCCATTCTCAGCTTATGCGATGCCTATCTCCAGTTTGCACGTTCCCGCCCTGGCCTATATGAGGCCTTTTATAAGGTAAATACACAGGAGCATGAGGATCTGGAGGCAGTCAAAGCGGAGCTGCTGAACCTTTTTTTGCGGATACTGGAGCCTTACGGGCTGGGTGAAAAGAAAACGCTGCATACGATCCGCGGACTGCGCAGTCTTTTGCATGGATTCGCGACGCTCGAGCAGCATGGGGGCTTTCAGATGGATCTTCAGTTGGACGAAAGCGTCCATTATGTGCTGAGGACATTTCTAAAAGGCATGCACGCAGAATCCGCTACATAG
- a CDS encoding DUF4179 domain-containing protein, whose protein sequence is MRCWKLAQTKEYLHSGNKPDEELEFHIEICPECQSLMHAAAEEEKIWTELLFPESLPNDFTEQVMASLEQVDIEPARPPQPVSPKRRRSSKPFMKKSALWIASLLIVTAAFTLYAQPSIADWVRSIFTKETTDSGIMDARQLGILQNPHVKVKDKGYTIEINEVVADTTRLVMGVKITDPQGEPVVNQVSWTDLRILDLDGNEVAQLRETSGSKTLEKLTFAFTREIHTDELNVVGHVEEIGNQFSKQIVKGKWDFKFKVDMKKANALNIITPLNEKYITPDGLQIEMEKLVRTPSGVQLQLSTSLSGEAAKRSPEDMESQQKLMFHFENEQGEDISSVNNSRGGHPETIISQQSELQSGKRHWTYTFRYLPYDRQKLRFVLDGYSIPVKSNGSVELVPSKLKSHPVIFKDQGDEITLSSFVIGQDPNLQEQKTAGLIQMKGTFKNEFDKDAWFVRDPDGREYFTSFRGSISMGEMKEASGDPGFIVYEMTELPEKVTLIRTVTDKWYSNVNWSFELPKGKPIPGLENVDPQSYFGTEAP, encoded by the coding sequence ATGAGATGCTGGAAGCTTGCTCAGACAAAAGAGTACCTTCATTCTGGAAATAAACCGGATGAAGAGCTGGAATTCCATATCGAGATCTGCCCCGAGTGCCAGTCCTTGATGCACGCAGCCGCTGAGGAAGAGAAAATATGGACAGAGCTGCTGTTTCCCGAATCCCTTCCGAACGACTTTACTGAGCAGGTGATGGCTTCGCTGGAACAAGTGGATATCGAGCCCGCCAGGCCGCCGCAGCCGGTTTCCCCTAAGCGTCGCCGAAGCTCTAAGCCTTTCATGAAGAAGAGTGCACTCTGGATCGCTTCGCTTCTGATCGTGACAGCCGCCTTCACGTTGTATGCGCAGCCTTCTATCGCTGATTGGGTGAGATCTATTTTTACGAAAGAGACAACAGACAGCGGGATCATGGATGCACGTCAGCTCGGCATTCTCCAGAACCCGCATGTGAAAGTAAAGGATAAGGGTTATACCATTGAGATTAATGAGGTTGTTGCCGATACAACGAGACTTGTCATGGGCGTTAAAATCACCGATCCGCAGGGTGAACCCGTAGTTAATCAAGTGAGCTGGACAGACCTTCGTATACTGGATCTGGACGGCAACGAGGTAGCGCAACTCAGGGAAACGAGTGGCTCCAAAACGCTAGAGAAGTTGACGTTTGCTTTTACCCGGGAAATTCACACGGATGAGCTGAACGTGGTGGGCCATGTGGAGGAGATCGGAAACCAGTTCTCCAAGCAGATCGTGAAGGGCAAGTGGGATTTCAAGTTCAAGGTGGATATGAAAAAGGCGAATGCACTGAATATCATCACGCCGCTGAATGAAAAGTATATCACTCCTGACGGATTGCAAATTGAGATGGAAAAGCTGGTCCGCACGCCAAGCGGGGTACAGCTGCAATTGAGCACCTCCCTGAGCGGCGAAGCAGCGAAACGCTCTCCTGAAGACATGGAAAGCCAGCAGAAGCTGATGTTCCATTTTGAAAATGAACAGGGTGAAGATATATCGAGCGTAAACAATAGTCGGGGCGGGCATCCGGAAACCATCATTTCGCAGCAGAGTGAACTGCAATCCGGTAAACGGCATTGGACCTATACATTCAGATATCTTCCTTATGACCGGCAAAAGCTTCGATTTGTATTGGACGGATACTCTATTCCGGTGAAGAGCAACGGTTCGGTGGAGCTCGTTCCAAGCAAACTTAAAAGTCACCCGGTGATATTTAAGGATCAGGGGGATGAGATTACATTAAGCAGTTTCGTCATAGGTCAGGATCCAAATCTTCAGGAACAAAAAACAGCGGGATTAATTCAAATGAAAGGGACGTTTAAAAATGAATTTGATAAAGATGCATGGTTTGTGAGGGATCCGGATGGAAGAGAATACTTCACATCTTTCAGAGGCTCCATCAGCATGGGTGAAATGAAGGAGGCTTCCGGAGATCCGGGCTTCATTGTGTATGAAATGACCGAACTGCCAGAAAAAGTCACCCTCATACGCACAGTGACGGATAAATGGTACTCCAACGTTAACTGGTCTTTCGAGCTGCCCAAAGGAAAGCCGATTCCCGGACTCGAAAACGTGGATCCACAGAGCTACTTTGGCACAGAGGCTCCATAA
- a CDS encoding RNA polymerase sigma factor: MIDPSRDVALVREVLAGDKESFAQLVEIHKNKIYGLLRGMGAGPQDAQDYTQEAFLKAYRKLAGFREESSFASWMYTIAVNVMRDAGRKKKADPADDDVLVKGQHHSETPEAAYLRKETGREMHKLLEQLPDKYRIVILLRYTNELSYEEIAGIVGVDVDKVRNRLHRAKKSLRKKFKDEEGMKHEMLEACSDKRVPSFWK; encoded by the coding sequence ATGATAGACCCATCACGGGACGTTGCGCTGGTTAGAGAGGTATTGGCCGGCGATAAGGAGAGCTTCGCGCAGCTGGTTGAAATACATAAAAATAAAATATACGGTCTGTTACGAGGAATGGGCGCGGGTCCGCAGGATGCCCAAGATTACACGCAGGAGGCTTTTCTGAAGGCCTACCGCAAGCTTGCGGGTTTTCGGGAAGAATCAAGCTTTGCTTCCTGGATGTACACCATCGCCGTGAATGTGATGAGGGATGCCGGAAGGAAAAAAAAAGCGGATCCGGCGGATGATGATGTTCTGGTCAAAGGACAGCATCACAGCGAAACGCCGGAAGCAGCTTATCTGCGAAAGGAAACGGGCCGGGAAATGCACAAGTTATTGGAGCAGCTCCCGGATAAATACCGCATCGTCATTTTGCTGAGATATACGAATGAACTAAGTTATGAAGAAATCGCTGGAATTGTCGGCGTTGATGTAGATAAAGTACGCAACCGGCTTCATCGGGCGAAAAAGTCTCTGCGTAAAAAGTTTAAGGATGAGGAGGGGATGAAACATGAGATGCTGGAAGCTTGCTCAGACAAAAGAGTACCTTCATTCTGGAAATAA
- a CDS encoding glycerol dehydrogenase, with product MRKAFISPSKYVQGENELLNLGYFIQTYGDSALLIAHPDDVKRVQDKLDFTINKFNITLVESGFRGECSRQEVQRLKDLALEKNCSCTIGLGGGKAIDTAKCVAEGDALIIVPTIAATDAPTSHSAVIYTSEGAFEDYAYFKQSPSVVMIDTTVIANAPTRFLVSGMGDALSTYFEARATSRSFTKVNAGLPCGVHAGAAPVARGTKAALALAKLCYETLLEDGVNAKIACDSNQVTPALENIIETNILLSGLGFESGGLAAAHAIHNGLTALEGTHHYFHGEKVAFSTIAQLVLENAPKDELNEVLEFCAAVGLPVCLADIGVDSMTQEELLQVAQMACIPEESIHAMPFPVTEEAVAAAIVVADQIGREFKQSKDANS from the coding sequence ATGAGAAAAGCATTTATCAGTCCAAGCAAGTATGTTCAAGGAGAAAATGAATTATTGAATCTAGGATACTTTATTCAGACATACGGTGATTCCGCTCTTCTGATTGCCCATCCGGATGATGTGAAGCGGGTTCAGGATAAGCTGGATTTCACCATAAATAAATTTAATATCACGCTGGTTGAAAGCGGATTCCGCGGCGAGTGCTCCCGGCAAGAGGTACAGCGCCTGAAGGATCTGGCCCTTGAAAAGAATTGCTCCTGCACGATCGGACTCGGCGGAGGCAAAGCAATTGATACGGCCAAATGTGTTGCGGAGGGCGATGCACTGATCATTGTTCCGACGATAGCGGCGACAGATGCGCCAACCAGCCATTCGGCGGTCATTTATACAAGTGAAGGGGCTTTTGAGGACTATGCGTACTTCAAGCAAAGCCCAAGCGTGGTCATGATCGATACGACGGTCATTGCCAATGCTCCGACCCGTTTTCTCGTGTCCGGTATGGGGGACGCCTTGTCGACCTATTTTGAAGCGAGAGCCACTTCGAGATCCTTTACGAAGGTGAATGCAGGCTTGCCTTGCGGCGTTCATGCGGGAGCTGCTCCGGTAGCCCGGGGAACCAAAGCTGCGCTCGCGCTGGCCAAGCTGTGCTACGAAACGCTGCTGGAGGATGGGGTTAACGCCAAAATAGCCTGTGACAGCAATCAGGTTACACCGGCGCTTGAGAATATTATTGAAACGAACATTTTACTGTCCGGTCTCGGTTTTGAAAGCGGAGGTCTCGCGGCTGCGCATGCGATTCATAACGGTTTGACGGCTCTGGAGGGAACCCATCATTATTTCCATGGCGAAAAGGTAGCCTTCAGCACCATTGCCCAGCTGGTTCTCGAAAATGCACCAAAGGATGAACTGAACGAAGTGCTGGAATTCTGTGCAGCCGTAGGGTTGCCAGTATGTCTTGCAGACATCGGCGTGGACAGCATGACGCAGGAGGAGCTGCTCCAGGTCGCTCAGATGGCCTGCATTCCGGAGGAATCCATTCATGCCATGCCATTCCCTGTTACAGAGGAAGCCGTTGCGGCTGCCATTGTCGTTGCTGACCAAATCGGCCGTGAATTCAAACAAAGTAAGGATGCGAACTCATGA
- a CDS encoding MBL fold metallo-hydrolase, with translation MKKTTVHQVTQLAFMPRLFPVNVYLVEEEQGLTLIDAGMPFSFKGIQNAADSLGKPITRILLTHAHGDHVGALDALKDAIPTAEVYISRRDQALLAGSRDLEEGEPQTPVKGDVPRKIRTKPDHLLEDGDRVGSLLAVASPGHTPGHMAFLDTRSQVLIAGDAFQIRGGMAVSGHMQPLFPFPAMATWNKDAALTSARRLAGLQPSWLAVGHGRMLEQPAAAISRAIQRAEEAFREVK, from the coding sequence ATGAAAAAAACAACCGTTCACCAGGTTACCCAGCTTGCCTTTATGCCCCGCCTGTTTCCTGTCAACGTGTATCTTGTTGAAGAAGAACAGGGTCTCACCTTGATTGATGCAGGGATGCCGTTCAGTTTTAAGGGTATACAGAATGCTGCGGATTCCCTCGGCAAACCCATAACCCGCATCCTGCTTACCCATGCACATGGTGATCATGTCGGCGCCCTGGATGCGTTAAAAGACGCCATTCCAACAGCCGAAGTATATATATCGCGCCGGGATCAGGCGCTGTTGGCAGGAAGCCGCGACCTCGAAGAGGGAGAGCCCCAAACCCCGGTCAAAGGTGATGTACCCCGGAAAATACGCACCAAGCCCGATCATCTCCTGGAGGACGGCGACCGTGTGGGTTCGCTCCTGGCTGTCGCCTCCCCTGGCCATACTCCTGGCCATATGGCGTTTTTGGATACACGCAGCCAGGTGTTGATTGCCGGGGATGCCTTTCAAATCCGGGGCGGGATGGCCGTATCCGGCCATATGCAGCCGCTGTTCCCTTTTCCGGCGATGGCCACCTGGAATAAGGACGCTGCACTGACAAGCGCACGCCGCCTCGCCGGGCTCCAGCCGTCCTGGCTTGCTGTTGGACACGGACGGATGCTGGAGCAGCCTGCAGCAGCGATCAGCCGGGCGATCCAGCGTGCTGAAGAGGCTTTCCGGGAGGTGAAATAA
- a CDS encoding CcdC family protein, producing the protein MAHISPSYLQIGSTVGALVMALMVIFVRLKASDRPVTIKKILIPPLGMSTGFLMFVAPQTRISWLWAVAAFLVGWFLFSYPLIRSTKFEVSEGQVFARRSKSFVVILFVLLIVRTVLHQVIDKYVSIPQSGALFFLLAFGMIVRWRIFMLKQYRVIEAAGELNGKPISPETPH; encoded by the coding sequence TTGGCTCATATTAGTCCCTCATATCTTCAAATCGGATCTACCGTGGGGGCTCTGGTTATGGCGCTTATGGTCATTTTCGTCCGTTTGAAAGCCAGCGATAGACCAGTAACCATCAAAAAAATACTCATCCCGCCGCTTGGCATGTCAACAGGCTTCCTGATGTTCGTGGCGCCTCAAACACGGATTTCATGGCTATGGGCCGTAGCTGCTTTTCTCGTCGGCTGGTTTTTATTCTCATATCCGTTGATTCGCAGTACCAAATTCGAAGTCTCCGAAGGACAGGTTTTTGCCAGACGCTCCAAGAGCTTCGTGGTTATCCTATTCGTTCTGCTCATTGTCCGTACCGTTCTTCATCAGGTCATTGACAAGTATGTCTCGATCCCGCAATCCGGTGCGCTCTTCTTCCTGCTGGCATTCGGCATGATCGTCCGCTGGAGAATTTTCATGCTGAAACAGTATCGAGTCATCGAAGCAGCCGGCGAACTGAACGGCAAACCGATCAGCCCGGAAACGCCCCACTAA
- a CDS encoding DUF1641 domain-containing protein — protein MSETITDATTEQANTPVSQDQNDLLDQLLKPEVQESLTTLVNHLPKLTELVNVLTKSYDFAQSVATDKTLKSDTVGAIQEMASPVIKSAKNVAANVIEAKDRAEESHEVIGLFGMLKLLKDPQAQKMFRFVNAYLQVSAERAKEQQ, from the coding sequence ATGTCAGAAACAATTACTGATGCAACGACAGAACAAGCAAACACGCCTGTCAGCCAAGATCAAAATGATTTGCTGGACCAGCTGCTCAAGCCTGAGGTTCAGGAATCTTTGACTACTCTGGTCAACCATCTTCCAAAGCTGACTGAGCTTGTGAATGTATTGACAAAGTCTTATGACTTCGCTCAATCCGTAGCTACGGACAAAACACTGAAAAGTGACACTGTAGGTGCGATTCAGGAAATGGCTTCCCCGGTGATCAAATCCGCTAAGAATGTCGCAGCGAACGTGATCGAGGCTAAAGACCGTGCTGAAGAGAGTCATGAAGTGATCGGTCTTTTTGGTATGCTCAAATTGCTGAAAGACCCGCAAGCGCAAAAAATGTTCCGTTTTGTGAACGCATATCTCCAGGTTTCTGCTGAACGCGCTAAAGAACAACAATAA